One Armatimonadota bacterium DNA window includes the following coding sequences:
- a CDS encoding polyprenol monophosphomannose synthase, which translates to MVVPTYNERESLPALVGRLVEVARGLPLEVVVVDDGSPDGTGALAEELARTLAVPLTVVHRPAKGGLASAVLEGARRARAALVAVMDADLSHPPELLPRLAAALRGGGDLAVASRYVPGGGVQRWPLLRRLISLTATWLARAALGLRVADPLSGYFVARREILAGRAYRGTGFKLLLEVLATHPDAVVVEVPYVFTDRRAGRSKLSPRELWEFLRVVIALRREGRWTVERLKR; encoded by the coding sequence GTGGTCGTCCCCACCTACAACGAGCGGGAGTCGCTGCCGGCGCTGGTCGGGCGGCTCGTGGAGGTGGCGCGCGGGCTGCCGCTGGAGGTGGTGGTCGTCGACGACGGCTCCCCGGACGGGACCGGCGCGCTGGCCGAGGAGCTGGCCCGCACCCTCGCCGTTCCCCTCACCGTGGTCCACCGGCCGGCCAAAGGAGGCCTGGCCTCGGCGGTCCTGGAGGGAGCCCGGCGGGCGCGGGCGGCGCTCGTGGCGGTGATGGACGCCGACCTGTCCCACCCTCCGGAGCTGCTCCCCCGCCTGGCCGCCGCGCTGCGCGGGGGCGGCGACCTGGCCGTGGCCTCCCGGTACGTTCCCGGCGGCGGGGTGCAGCGCTGGCCGCTCCTGCGGCGCCTGATCAGCCTGACGGCCACCTGGCTGGCGCGCGCGGCGCTGGGCCTGCGCGTGGCCGACCCCCTGTCGGGCTACTTTGTGGCCCGGCGCGAGATCCTCGCCGGCCGGGCGTACCGGGGGACCGGCTTCAAGCTGCTGCTGGAGGTCCTCGCGACCCACCCCGACGCCGTCGTGGTGGAAGTGCCCTATGTCTTCACCGACCGCCGGGCCGGCCGCAGCAAACTCTCCCCCCGCGAACTGTGGGAGTTTCTCAGGGTGGTGATCGCGCTGAGGCGAGAGGGTCGTTGGACCGTGGAACGTTTGAAACGTTAG